A stretch of the Malus domestica chromosome 08, GDT2T_hap1 genome encodes the following:
- the LOC103410718 gene encoding uncharacterized acetyltransferase At3g50280-like, with translation MNSQSVKHISECFIIPHHVSEESQQPLYLAPTDLAMLSVHYIQKGLLFAKPPEAMDRRHKAEFVNSLLDKLKHSLSLALVHFYPLAGRFATKKEENPPLYLVYLDCSNSPGARFIYATLDVSVLDILSPTDVPLVVQSFFDHDRAVNHDGHTASLLTVQVTELVDGIFIGLSMNHCLCDGTSFWHFFNTWSELFQAITQGAHDNTIVPGISRPPVLKRWFPDGHGPIISLPYTNPDEFIGRFEAPELRERMFHFSSESIAKLKAKANSESNATKISSFQSLSALLWRSITRARRLPPNQSTRCRLAANNRARLDPPLSGDYFGNSIHPINSEAVTAGELLQHSLGWAAWKLHEAVVKLDDREIRGFVDAWLQSPTVYLLGQFFDPYMVMMGSSPRFNMYGNEFGMGKAVALRSGYANKFGGKVSSYEGRERGSIDLEVCLPPDAMSALECDEEFMEFASVPQY, from the exons ATGAACTCTCAAAGCGTCAAACACATATCAGAGTGTTTTATCATTCCACACCATGTCTCAGAGGAATCACAGCAGCCATTGTACTTGGCACCCACCGACCTCGCCATGCTCTCTGTCCACTATATCCAGAAAGGCCTCCTCTTTGCCAAACCTCCGGAAGCCATGGATCGCCGCCACAAGGCGGAGTTCGTCAATTCTCTTTTGGACAAGCTCAagcactctctctccctcgccCTTGTTCATTTTTACCCGCTCGCCGGCCGCTTCGcgacgaagaaagaagaaaacccACCTCTGTATTTGGTTTATTTAGACTGCAGCAACAGCCCCGGAGCCAGGTTCATCTATGCAACTCTGGATGTGTCGGTTTTGGACATTCTTTCTCCAACTGACGTGCCCTTGGTGGTTCAGTCGTTTTTCGATCACGACAGAGCTGTTAACCACGACGGCCACACGGCGTCCTTGCTGACGGTTCAGGTGACGGAGCTTGTGGACGGCATATTCATAGGGCTGTCCATGAATCACTGCCTTTGTGATGGGACTTCTTTCTGGCATTTCTTCAACACTTGGTCCGAGCTCTTTCAGGCAATAACACAAGGAGCGCATGACAATACCATCGTCCCCGGCATCTCCAGACCGCCGGTCCTCAAGCGGTGGTTTCCGGACGGTCACGGCCCAATCATCAGCCTCCCTTACACAAACCCAGATGAGTTCATCGGAAGATTCGAAGCTCCCGAACTCAGAGAGAGAATGTTCCACTTCTCCTCAGAATCCATAGCCAAACTCAAAGCAAAGGCCAACTCAGAGTCCAACGCCACCAAAATCTCATCTTTCCAGTCCCTCTCCGCCCTTCTATGGCGGTCCATCACCCGTGCACGGCGTCTTCCTCCCAATCAGTCAACCAGATGCAG GTTGGCTGCGAATAACAGAGCAAGACTAGATCCGCCATTGTCCGGAGACTACTTCGGGAACTCGATTCACCCGATCAACTCGGAAGCCGTCACGGCCGGTGAACTCCTCCAACACAGCCTCGGGTGGGCGGCGTGGAAGCTGCACGAGGCGGTGGTGAAGCTTGACGACAGGGAGATACGAGGATTCGTTGACGCCTGGCTGCAGTCTCCGACCGTGTACCTACTCGGCCAGTTTTTCGATCCGTACATGGTGATGATGGGCAGCTCGCCGAGGTTCAACATGTACGGCAACGAATTCGGAATGGGAAAGGCGGTGGCGCTGCGGAGCGGGTACGCAAATAAATTTGGCGGGAAAGTTTCATCGTACGAAGGAAGGGAAAGGGGAAGCATAGACTTGGAGGTTTGTCTTCCTCCTGATGCAATGAGTGCTCTTGAATGTGATGAGGAGTTCATGGAATTTGCATCTGTACCACAATATTAG